A genomic segment from Neodiprion lecontei isolate iyNeoLeco1 chromosome 1, iyNeoLeco1.1, whole genome shotgun sequence encodes:
- the LOC107224531 gene encoding uncharacterized protein LOC107224531 isoform X1 has translation MEYGRKESPKQTSGLQTDSLKSTSGPNLTFVQKPIDNPQSCIVQRQINGNTAKMLVVLPNRQQRLITFDIPNEECTVQDLLEQANISFGPDTDVSLVTDQTFQINFVVEIGQGPFSGSGEGSEQSNTNLFLDEMDTILGEFTTFLSPTKKSGNYSLTQQAAPKYLDGELAFHKCGEIKSTNVNYFQREETELSNDCKNVPAMMAVDAIKKKMLLLNNYYNKSLIDHRRSAKMYRDRSTPLYGRRLHHLSSTGEAFSTKPIPSTYEEEQSSLTMKN, from the exons ATGGAGTATGGAAGAAAGGAATCGCCAAAGCAGACTAGCGGATTACAAACGGATAGTTTAAAATCTACTTCTGGTCCCAACCTTACATTCGTACAGAAGCCCATTGATAATCCTCAGTCTTGCATTGTTCAACGCCAGATTAATGGAAACACAGCAAAGATGCTGGTTGTTTTGCCGAATCGACAGCAAAGATTAATTACTTTTGACATACCTAACGAAGAATGTACCGTACAGGATCTATTGGAGCAG gcaaACATCTCGTTCGGTCCGGACACTGATGTTTCTTTGGTGACGGACCAAACGTTTCAAATAAACTTTGTGGTCGAAATTGGCCAAGGCCCATTTTCGGGTTCTGGTGAGGGTAGTGAACAAAGTAACACTAATCTATTTCTGGATGAAATGGATACAATCCTTGGAGAATTTACAACTTTTCTCAG tCCGACGAAGAAGAGCGGTAACTATTCGCTGACACAGCAGGCC gCACCCAAATACCTGGATGGAGAGCTGGCTTTCCACAAATGTGGTGAAATAAAATCGACGAATGTGAATTACTTCCAACGTGAGGAAACAGAACTTTCCAATGATTGCAAAAATGTTCCGGCAATGATGGCTGTTGACGCAATAAAGAAGAAGATGCTTCTGCTTAAT AATTACTATAATAAAAGCCTCATCGACCACCGCCGATCGGCGAAAATGTATCGTGATAGATCAACACCATTATATGGAAGAAGACTTCATCACCTATCATCGACCGGCGAAGCGTTCTCCACAAAGCCAA TCCCATCAACTTACGAAGAAGAACAAAGTAGTctgacaatgaaaaattaa
- the LOC107224535 gene encoding aquaporin-11, protein MEVASLALAISTLYIVVTSLIAYWARRYVEYYVKEPLVKSLFLEGIATAELCGACFELIIVAENWGVSVYAIYLFLLTIWWSMNWGDASACPYTHIEEVIEGKKSLRVAFLLIWAELVGGLVVFRYIQLLWALEIVPTHKDKAFEDCTTDLQVPVIYGAFVECVATCIYRVVSRGLGELNPRFSTIIDSFIGTSLVVAAFNYSGGYFNPALATSLKYGCLGTSFMEHVIVYWVGACAGSVASIAVYKLSVIQNFVEQQKEKML, encoded by the exons ATGGAAGTCGCATCACTAGCGTTGGCGATATCGACCCTTTACATCGTTGTTACAAGCCTGATAGCATATTGGGCGAGAAGATACGTCGAATACTACGTGAAGGAACCCCTCGTCAAGTCTTTGTTTCTGGAAGGAATTGCGACGGCTGAACTTTGCGGAGCGTGCTTCGAGCTTATTATCG TGGCCGAAAACTGGGGGGTGTCAGTGTACGCGATTTACTTGTTCCTTCTGACGATCTGGTGGTCGATGAACTGGGGCGACGCCTCGGCTTGTCCTTATACTCACATCGAGGAAGTCATCGAAGGGAAGAAAAGTTTGCGAGTAGCTTTCCTCCTGATATGGGCTGAGCTTGTTGGTGGATTGGTCGTCTTTAGGTACATTCAGCTGCTCTGGGCCCTGGAAATAGTTCCGACGCACAAGGATAAGGCTTTCGAAGATTGCACAACGGATTTGCAG GTACCCGTAATTTACGGGGCGTTTGTTGAGTGCGTTGCAACGTGCATTTACCGCGTCGTTTCCCGCGGTCTGGGTGAACTGAATCCAAGGTTCAGCACTATCATCGATTCCTTTATCGGGACTTCGCTGGTTGTGGCCG ccTTTAATTACTCCGGAGGCTACTTCAATCCGGCTCTCGCAACCTCGTTGAAATACGGCTGTTTGGGCACATCCTTCATGGAACATGTGATCGTTTACTGGGTCGGAGCATGTGCTGGATCTGTTGCTTCCATCGCTGTCTACAAGTTGTCAGTAATTCAGAACTTCGTTGAGCagcaaaaagagaaaatgtTATGA
- the LOC107224531 gene encoding uncharacterized protein LOC107224531 isoform X2, with protein sequence MEYGRKESPKQTSGLQTDSLKSTSGPNLTFVQKPIDNPQSCIVQRQINGNTAKMLVVLPNRQQRLITFDIPNEECTVQDLLEQANISFGPDTDVSLVTDQTFQINFVVEIGQGPFSGSGEGSEQSNTNLFLDEMDTILGEFTTFLSPTKKSGNYSLTQQAAPKYLDGELAFHKCGEIKSTNVNYFQREETELSNDCKNVPAMMAVDAIKKKMLLLNNYYNKSLIDHRRSAKMYRDRSTPLYGRRLHHLSSTGEAFSTKPSRLEILDI encoded by the exons ATGGAGTATGGAAGAAAGGAATCGCCAAAGCAGACTAGCGGATTACAAACGGATAGTTTAAAATCTACTTCTGGTCCCAACCTTACATTCGTACAGAAGCCCATTGATAATCCTCAGTCTTGCATTGTTCAACGCCAGATTAATGGAAACACAGCAAAGATGCTGGTTGTTTTGCCGAATCGACAGCAAAGATTAATTACTTTTGACATACCTAACGAAGAATGTACCGTACAGGATCTATTGGAGCAG gcaaACATCTCGTTCGGTCCGGACACTGATGTTTCTTTGGTGACGGACCAAACGTTTCAAATAAACTTTGTGGTCGAAATTGGCCAAGGCCCATTTTCGGGTTCTGGTGAGGGTAGTGAACAAAGTAACACTAATCTATTTCTGGATGAAATGGATACAATCCTTGGAGAATTTACAACTTTTCTCAG tCCGACGAAGAAGAGCGGTAACTATTCGCTGACACAGCAGGCC gCACCCAAATACCTGGATGGAGAGCTGGCTTTCCACAAATGTGGTGAAATAAAATCGACGAATGTGAATTACTTCCAACGTGAGGAAACAGAACTTTCCAATGATTGCAAAAATGTTCCGGCAATGATGGCTGTTGACGCAATAAAGAAGAAGATGCTTCTGCTTAAT AATTACTATAATAAAAGCCTCATCGACCACCGCCGATCGGCGAAAATGTATCGTGATAGATCAACACCATTATATGGAAGAAGACTTCATCACCTATCATCGACCGGCGAAGCGTTCTCCACAAAGCCAAGTAGGCTAGAGATACTAGATATTTAG